One window of the Psilocybe cubensis strain MGC-MH-2018 chromosome 12, whole genome shotgun sequence genome contains the following:
- a CDS encoding Calcium-channel protein cch1 — MSQQTQDRDPFYVPSDERTHPYAIDSTRQYTPRVPSHTYSDDSYTNQIAGPSTTSLVPSGRGHFEHEMDDGHREDDEAHLTANMSHSGMGDHGSEGYSSNDPENEGGQTPRSRRRTLRYSVSPSPLKKTETAIKSVSKNLRRMSLRVVNLANTGLEGQLRLGDNDQDKDKKLQDDEDDDEPPMPDLKQVLPIRGRTLGFLGPDSRVRLALFRFLVHPLTEPMILILIVLNAAVLTAQAFPSLTLPTANGPALPPIVKGYFHSWTDYVLFVLFIVFTLEAVARICVTGFLFDPEVSMFTLFSSPTAQSEPYTPAPVPTPGMARPTTLTRGPSFSQRLSRLQKRIFRPFALSAPPPASVYPMTSTAHATSNPYRDNLTNGRANGTAGAGMHSTQRPPNTSFPPENHEPTILSMAMRSENSANHPDSIALPFRLSIGHLHDKTSRNVPYLRQSWSRIDFIAIISFWITFALAITGAEKGKYHIGVFRAMSVIRTARLLTITSGTTTIMHSLKTARPLLTSVAYFVLFAMVLFSIIGVQSFNGSLRRTCVISPTLGEGPHLRDGQFCGGYIDPVTLNATGYLQQDNSTTTSPKGYICPLGQVCMEISNPKMGIESFDAIYYSALQVIIVATANGWTPLMYSMIDAEFFVSCFFFIIAVVVLNFWLINLFVAVITNTFAAIRSETKKSAFGAAPLIAIDKEKDDGWAIVDGRKAVTRSNPARTIYAYTKWCWIILALTELVLQATRTVNVSPMHETLMFYGEIAITIAFDFEIGLRVLATLPDWRSFFRHGNNWLDSIFAIVSTIIQIPVIRHSAVYPWFTIFQLARFYRVILVVPRMKPLLMAVFGNMYGLSNMALFLVIINYIAALVAAQFLRGDFGDDVTINFGEIFNSFLAMYQVFSSENWVDVLYGAGMAEMPLGQTVIALIFISAWMLFANFIVLQMFIAVINENFEVAEEQKKGKQASNYYSQHKARHGTVTWLRRLNPYRFVKANPETAKVSNLPSNLVLPMQKTLVQDYAISRVDSRTTTAPVQKSVRKRRFMKPQHYSSKSLTALQQLFAGEAKMQDIPMNTLHRRQEPSADPFDEEMDRHLELLASVNPTVGLAEAADDEYHERRAQKADFIRDHPSYDKVFWVIGQKNWLRKLCQKVVQPARGERIFGTPPSPVAHPIFQLVLLLTVIGGIVVEGIATPAYRRHYFQQFGLIRGAWFEIAEAAFGFSLFVEFMIKIIADGFVFTPNGYLLSIWNCLDFVIMIGIIINVTTGLIFIGGLSRFTRSLKALRALRLITLIDKMRNTFQTLIISGASRILDAAVLAILYMIPYAVWGLNIFNGRMNLCNDGDANGVEDCIGEYVNTVYDDAFGFPVPRSWDNPSPSTTFSFDSFRSSLLILFEIVSLEGWIDVMGVATSITGPGQQPRTNASQANAIFFVIYNLMGGVVILTLFISIIIGNFSSKTGTALLTKAQREWIDLQKLFKRQKPSKRPKVRPTGRIRKWCFDRAVHKHGWWSRATTLLFVLHIIALMTQSFSTTANLAETFRNDFFLALMFIFLVDVFIRWFGLGWRSFRANGWNLFDMVVASGSFITTLIVRFGHSGYGTQQLQKLFLVSIAFKLVQRTNSLNMLFKTAVSSLPVIFSLLGLWLVLFIFFAILYMEVFGLTKWGGAETPTTNYSSLGSALVMLAFQSTGEGWNQYMHDYDLTYPRCTESPNESESDCGSTAWAFTLFIAWNLLSMYIFVNMFTGVVVENFSYVFQASGSGSKSISREQMRSFKKIWGEFSNQKTGYLERHRFAAFFQKLTGVFEVRIYPAEYSVRNILSVCKDPLDKKAWGSRVVDGVDLNKLESIVDGIDYADVRKRKAIYRRLYHEASISHEQGLGISFTDMLTLLAHHKLIVDAEALVLQDLVVRTETNKLVTDLVNLDRVRSLLKTISYRRRFLAHLERKRAEKYEQDIPSIVVETMPGTPPMSSRDISSAGFGDHSFSPGSPTPVPLNPRYSHADYSLAMDTSSGPKLQRSSRRGSDYSTFTADTFRSPRTSLVDDDPQDVVNAMQSSVWGDLMMEVAEEEKGNKGF; from the exons ATGTCGCAGCAAACGCAGGACCGAGACCCCTTTTACGTGCCAAGTGACGAGCGCACTCATCCGTATGCTATCGATTCGACTCGACAGTATACACCTCGGGTGCCATCGCACACTTACAGCGACGATTCCTATACGAATCAAATAGCTGGGCCGTCGACGACGTCTCTCGTGCCATCAGGGAGGGGCCACTTTGAACATGAGATGGACGATGGGCATAGGGAGGACGACGAAGCTCATTTGACGGCGAACATGTCGCATAGTGGTATGGGGGATCATGGTTCCGAGGGATACAGCTCGAACGACCCAGAAAACGAGGGTGGTCAGACGCCCCGGTCCCGAAGGCGGACACTGCGATATAGCGTGTCGCCTTCACCGTTGAAGAAGACGGAAACAGCTATCAAGTCGGTGTCGAAGAACCTGCGGAGAATGTCGTTGCGCGTCGTGAATCTGGCGAATACGGGCTTGGAGGGGCAGCTCAGGCTCGGGGATAATGACCAGGACAAAGATAAAAAGCTACAggatgacgaagacgacgatgagccTCCAATGCCAGACTTGAAGCAGGTTCTACCAATTCGCGGTCGGACACTGGGATTCTTGGGACCGGACAGCCGCGTTCGCCTGGCACTATTTAGATTTCTCGTTCATCC TCTAACTGAACCTATGATTCTGATATTAATCGTGTTAAACGCTGCTGTATTAACCGCCCAGGCCTTCCCTTCTCTGACGCTTCCAACTGCAAACGGCCCAGCGCTTCCACCCATTGTAAAAGGCTACTTTCATTCTTGGACGGACTATGTTCTATTTGTACTCTTTATTGTATTTAC GCTAGAAGCTGTTGCTCGCATATGTGTTACTGGATTCTTGTTCGACCCCGAAGTGTCGATGTTCACGctcttttcttctccgaCAGCACAATCAGAACCATATACCCCAGCACCTGTGCCTACACCAGGCATGGCGCGACCTACAACATTAACGCGTGGCCCATCTTTTTCGCAACGTCTTTCACGCCTTCAAAAGCGGATTTTCCGCCCCTTTGCGCTCAGTGCACCCCCACCCGCTTCAGTATATCCAATGACCTCGACAGCTCATGCAACTAGCAATCCTTACCGGGACAACTTAACAAACGGGCGCGCCAACGGTACTGCGGGCGCTGGAATGCATTCCACCCAACGACCGCCCAACACCAGCTTCCCGCCAGAGAATCATGAACCTACCATACTCTCGATGGCTATGCGCTCGGAGAACAGCGCGAACCACCCGGATTCTATCGCACTTCCTTTCCGGTTGAGCATTGGTCATCTGCACGATAAAACATCGCGTAATGTGCCTTATCTCAGGCAAAGCTGGAGCAGGATTGATTTTATTGCAATCATTAGCTTTTGGATAACAttcgctttggcaattaCGGGCGCCGAGAAGGGTAAATACCACATTGGGGTGTTCAGGGCGATGAGTGTGATCAGAACTGCGAGACTCTTGACGATTACTTCAGGTACCACT ACTATAATGCATTCATTAAAGACCGCCAGACCTCTCTTGACGAGCGTGGCTTATTTTGTGCTATTCGCTATGGTCCTATTTTC AATTATTGGAGTGCAATCTTTTAACGGTTCTTTGCGACGCACCTGTGTCATTAGCCCAACTCTCGGAGAAGGACCACACCTGCGAGACGGCCAATTTTGCGGCGGATACATCGACCCTGTGACATTAAATGCGACAGGGTACCTTCAACAAGATAATTCTACGACGACGAGCCCGAAAGGTTACATATGCCCTCTTGGCCAAGTCTGCATG GAAATCTCTAACCCAAAAATGGGCATTGAAAGTTTCGATGCGATATACTATTCAGCACTTCAAGTTATTATCGTTGCCACCGCCAATGGC TGGACTCCTTTAATGTACTCAATGATAGATGCTGAATTCTTTGTCTCgtgttttttcttcattattGCTGTCGTTGTTCTCAACTTCTGGCTCATCAACTTATTTGTCGCCGTCATTACCAATACCTTCGCTGCTATCAGGTCCGAAACGAAGAAAAGTGCATTCGGAGCTGCTCC ACTCATCGCCATCGATAAGGAGAAAGATGACGGATGGGCCATTGTGGATGGACGTAAAGCAGTTACAAGATCTAACCCAGCGAGGACCATATATGCCTACACAAAATGGTGCTGGATCATTCTCGCACTCACTGAACTTGTCCTTCAAGCCACACGAACTGTCAACGTCTCGCCAATGCACGAAACGTTGATGTTTTATGGTGAAATCGCTATCACCATtgcttttgattttgaaattgGTCTTAGAGTCCTCGCAACGTTACCGGATTGGAGATCATTTTTTAGACACGGGAATAACTGGCTTGACTCAATTTTTGCCATTGTATCAACAATCATACAAATTCCTGTCATTCGGCACTCGGCAGTATACCCTTGGTTTACGATCTTCCAGTTGGCAAGGTTCTATCGTGTGATTTTGGTCGTTCCACGCATGAAGCCATTGCTG ATGGCGGTGTTCGGTAACATGTACGGTCTTTCGAACATGGCATTGTTCCTAGTCATCATCAACTATATCGCCGCTTTGGTGGCCGCCCAATTTCTTCGAGGCGATTTTGGAGATGATGTCACTATAAACTTTGGCGAGATTTTCAATTCCTTTTTGGCAATGTATCAGGTTTTCTCCTCGGAGAATTGGGTCGACGTTTTGTATGGTGCTGGGATGGCGGAAATGCCTCTTGGGCAGACGGTCATCGCCCTGATATTCATTTCCGCGTGGATGTTATTTGCAAACT TTATTGTTCTCCAAATGTTCATTGCCGTGATCAACGAAAATTTTGAAGTTGCAGAGGAACAGAAGAAGGGGAAACAAGCATCAAACTACTACAGTCAACACAAAGCTCGACACGGCACAGTCACTTGGCTTAGGCGTTTGAATCCTTACCGATTTGTAAAAGCTAACCCTGAAACAGCCAAAGTGTCGAACTTGCCCTCGAACCTCGTTTTGCCTATGCAGAAGACACTGGTGCAAGATTACGCCATCTCTAGAGTTGACTCGAGGACCACAACGGCACCTGTT CAAAAATCAGTTCGGAAACGTCGCTTTATGAAGCCTCAACATTACTCGTCGAAATCATTGACTGCATTGCAACAGTTATTTGCAGGCGAAGCTAAAATGCAAGATATTCCTATGAATACTTTACATCGCCGACAAGAACCAAGTGCGGATCCTTTTGATGAGGAAATGGACCGGCACCT GGAGCTTTTGGCTTCTGTCAACCCGACGGTCGGCCTTGCAGAAGCTGCAGACGACGAATACCACGAAAGACGGGCTCAGAAGGCTGACTTCATCCGCGACCATCCGTCATATGACAAAGTATTTTGGGTCATCGGCCAGAAGAATTGGTTGCGCAAACTCTGTCAAAAGGTCGTCCAGCCAGCCAGAGGAGAGCGAATTTTTGGCACACCACCGTCTCCAGTTGCACATCCTATTTTCCAACTGGTATTGCTTCTAACTGTCATTGGGGGCATTGTCGTTGAAGGCATCGCTACACCCGCATACCGTCGTCATTATTTTCAGCAATTCGGACTGATTCGTGGGGCATGGTTCGAAATCGCAGAAGCGGCATTTGGATTCTCCCTTTTTGTCGAATTCATGATCAAAATCATCGCCGATGGGTTCGTTTTCACCCCAAACGGCTACCTTCTAAGTATATGGAACTGCTTGGATTTTGTGATCATGATTGGGATTATCATCAACGTCACGACTGGTTTGATATTCATCGGTGGACTTAGTCGATTTACACGGTCTTTGAAAGCTCTCAGGGCACTCAGGCTTATCACGCTCATCGACAAGATGAGAAACACGTTCCAGACTCTCATCATCTCTGGAGCAAGCCGGATCTTGGATGCTGCTGTTTTGGCAATCCTATACATGATTCCCTACGCTGTCTGGGGTCTCAATATCTTCAACGGTCGAATGAACCTTTGCAATGACGGCGATGCCAATGGTGTAGAGGATTGTATTGGAGAGTATGTCAATACTGTTTACGACGATGCTTTTGGCTTCCCTGTTCCTCGGTCCTGGGACAATCCATCACCATCCACCACATTTAGCTTCGACTCATTCCGCTCTTCGTTGCTCATTCTCTTCGAGATCGTGTCTCTGGAAGGTTGGATTGATGTTATGGGTGTTGCGACCAGTATTACTGGGCCGGGACAGCAACCAAGGACCAATGCGTCACAGGCGAATGCCATCTTCTTCGTTATCTATAACCTCATGGGTGGTGTTGTGATCTTGACACTCTTCATTAG TATTATCATAGGGAATTTCAGTTCGAAAACTGGTACTGCTCTTTTGACGAAAGCCCAGCGCGAGTGGATCGACTTGCAGAAATTGTTCAAGAGGCAGAAGCCGTCCAAGCGTCCAAAGGTTCGACCCACAGGTCGCATAAGGAAATGGTGCTTTGATCGTGCCGTTCACAAGCATGGATGGTGGTCTAGAGCAACTACATTGTTGTTCGTTCTTCACATTATCGCGTTGAT GACACAATCATTCTCTACAACCGCCAACTTGGCAGAAACCTTCCGAA ACGACTTCTTCCTTGCTCTCATGTTCATTTTTCTTGTGGATGTCTTCATTCGGTGGTTTGGCCTCGGATGGCGAAGCTTCCGTGCGAACGGCTGGAATCTTTTTGATATGGTAGTTGCCAGCGGAAGCTTTATAACCACCCTTATTGTCCGCTTCGGTCACAGCGGGTACGGCACACAACAACTACAAAAGTTGTTTTTGGTCAGCATCGCATTCAAGCTCGTGCAACGTACCAACAGCTTGAATATGCTCTTCAAGACCGCGGT GTCAAGTCTTCCGGTCATCTTCAGCCTGTTGGGCCTATGGCTCGTGTtattcatcttcttcgcgATCTTATACATGGAAGTTTTCGGATTAACGAAATGGGGTGGAGCGGAGACGCCGACCACAAATTACTCTTCGTTGGGATCAGCACTTGTGATGCTTGCGTTCCAGAGTACTGG CGAGGGATGGAACCAGTACATGCATGATTA TGATCTAACTTACCCGCGATGCACTGAATCTCCAAATGAGTCTGAGTCGGATTGTGGAAGTACCGCATGGGCATTTACACTATTTATTGCCTGGAATCTGCTCAGCATG TACATCTTTGTCAACATGTTTACTG GTGTGGTCGTCGAGAATTTCTCCTATGTGTTCCAGGCTTCGGGCAGCGGGTCTAAGTCAATCTCGAGAGAGCAAATGCGTTCATTCAAAAAGATATGGGGCGAATTTTCGAATCAGAAAACTGGTTACCTCGAGCGTCACCGTTTCGCAGCGTTTTTTCAG AAACTCACTGGAGTGTTTGAAGTTCGCATCTACCCAGCCGAGTATAGCGTCCGGAATATACTCAGCGTCTGCAAAGATCCTTTAGACAAGAAAGCCTGGGGCTCTCGTGTGGTGGATGGTGTTGACCTCAACAAATTGGAATCAATCGTAGATGGCATTGACTACGCTGACGTGCGGAAGCGGAAGGCCATATACAGACGCCTCTACCATGAAGCCAGCATATCACACGAGCAAGGTCTAGGAATATCTTTTACTGACATGCTTACCCTTCTGGCACATCATAAATTGATTGTTGATGCAGAGGCATTGGT CTTACAAGACCTAGTTGTGCGGACAGAGACGAACAAATTGGTCACTGATCTTGTCAACTTGGATCGTGTGCGCTCGCTGTTGAAGACAATCTCGTATCGGCGACGTTTTCTGGCGCATCTTGAGAGAAAACGGGCCGAGAAATATGAGCAAG ACATCCCTTCCATCGTGGTCGAAACGATGCCAGGGACGCCCCCCATGTCGTCGCGTGATATCTCCAGTGCTGGATTTGGTGATCATTCATTCTCACCAGGAAGCCCGACACCTGTCCCCTTGAATCCTCGATACAGTCATGCAGATTATTCTCTCGCGATGGACACATCGTCCGGACCGAAGCTGCAACGTAGCAGTCGCCGTGGAAGTGATTACAGCACATTCACAGCCGACACCTTCAGGTCGCC ACGAACATCTCTGGTTGATGATGATCCGCAAGATGTCGTAAATGCCATGCAGAGTTCAGTTTGGGGAG ATCTTATGATGGAGGTTgcagaagaggaaaaaggcAACAAAGGCTTTTAA
- a CDS encoding EKC/KEOPS complex subunit BUD32: MSTVSLKLLSSSHLISQGAEAKVYKGSLTTDGTPVLFKHRFKKQYRHTTLDTTLTKARVAGEARALMKCLRSGVNVPGVRMVDAAEGLLGIEWIEGKSVKWLIPSGAQDDDDEEQQDEISLDEFQLTIDQLMRLIGIEIAKMHLADIIHGDLTTSNMMVRRQGSKSDLVLIDFGLSYHSSLVEDKAVDLYVLERAFASTHPDSEPMFASVLSAYATQLGKDWPALRRRLDDVRLRGRKRSMVG, translated from the exons ATGTCTACTGTGTCTCTGAAACTGCTATCTTCCTCACATCTGATATCCCAAGGTGCCGAAGCC AAAGTCTACAAAGGTAGTTTGACAACCGATGGCACGCCAGTGTTGTTTAAGCACCGATTCAAAAAACAATATCGGCATACTACTCTTGATACAACCCTAACGAAGGCCCGTGTCGCGGGCGAGGCGCGTGCGCTCATGAAATGTCTTCG ATCTGGTGTTAATGTGCCCGGGGTGCGGATGGTCGACGCGGCTGAAGGTCTTCTTGGTATAGAATGGATTGAAGGAAAGAGCGTCAAGTGGTTGATTCCGAGCGGGGCTCaagatgatgacgacgaagagcaACAGGACGAAATATCCCTGGACGAATTCCAACTGACCATCG ATCAACTCATGAGACTCATTGGTATTGAAATCGCAAAAATGCATTTGGCTGATATCATACACGGAGATTTAACTACTTCAAACATGATGGTGCGCCGTCAGGGATCGAAGTCTGACTTG GTGCTTATCGATTTCGGGCTGTCGTACCACTCGAGCCTCGTTGAAGATAAAGCGGTCGATTTGTACGTGCTCGAGCGCGCGTTTGCCTCAACGCATCCCGACTCGGAGCCCATGTTCGCGTCCGTTCTTTCCGCATACGCAACGCAATTGGGAAAAGATTGGCCAGCTCTTCGCCGACGCCTTGATGATG TCCGCTTGAGAGGCCGTAAGCGCAGTATGGTCGGTTAG